CGCGCACAGGTGGGAGACGCAGCCGCGCAAATTCTGTTGCTGCTAAGCCGCGATCTTGACCTCAACGCGCCCCAAAAGCAGGTGAGATAGCGGTATGGCACTGCACATTCATGATTATTCCGCTGGCGAATCCGCTGAAAGCCGTGAGCTTCACGACATCAACGTCACGCCTTTCATCGACGTTATGCTGGTCTTGCTGATTATCTTTATGGTCGCAGCCCCACTGGCTACCGTCGATATTCGCGTGAACTTACCGGCATCCTCGGCACAGCCGCAGCCACGCCCAGATAAGCCGGTCTATCTGACCATTAAAGCAGATAAACAGCTTTATCTCGGTGATGCGCTAACCACCCGCGATCGGCTCAGCGAGCAGCTCAATGAGCAAACCAAAGCAGACAAAGACACCACCATTTTTCTGCAAGCAGACAAAGCGGTGGACTACGCCACACTAATGACGGTGATGGATACGTTGCGCACGGCGGGTTATCTCAAGGTGGGATTAGTCAGTATGGAATCGGTCGCGCCTTAACCTGCGTTGAGCTACCCCTACTCGTTATTAAACATTTTATGATATAGCGGCCAAACGGCCGCCTTTAGGCCAAAGACATGAGCACACTATTTAGCCTTAAATCTCTGATTATATTAGCCACATTAGCACTCAGTGCATGCAGCCAACCAACATTGACTCGACCATCACGCGCATCCGCGCTAAACGATGTAAACACCTTGGGCACCATCATCGATTTGCACAACGGTGAAACCCTAACCAGCCAGCAGTTACTCACGCGTATCGCGCCGCAGCCACGGCTAATCGTCGGAGAAAAACACGATAACGCGCAGCATCACCTAATTGAAATGTGGTTGATCAAAAATCTTCCTCAGCAGCGCCCACAGGGCAGCGTACTGCTAGAAATGCTGACCATCGATCAACAGCCGCGCGTCGATCAGCTCAAAAAATGGTTAAAAGACGATCCGATGGTGCGCGAAGGTCGTATTCAGACATTGCTAAACTGGCAACAAGGCTGGCCGTGGGAGATGTATCACGGCGTAGTGATGCAAACCCTGCGTGCCACCTACCCTCTGCTGGTGGCGAATCTCTCCCGCGAACAGGTGCAGTCTTTATACAAAAACCCACGGCTTCCTGCAGGAAAAATCTCCACCGCGCCGCAGGTACAAAACGCGATTCGTGAAACCATCGTCACGATGCATGATGGGAAAATCGAGCCGGCACAGTTAAAAGCGATGATCGCCATTCAACAGCAGCGCGATCGATTTATGGCGCAGCAGCTACTTGCAGCCCCTGCGCCGGCCATGCTGATCGCCGGTGGCTACCACGCGGCGAAAACCATGGGCGTTCCACTGCATATGCAAGATCTCGCTCCTTCATCGCGCCCGAGCGTTTTAATGCTGGCTGAGACGGGTATGAATATTACCTTGGCGCAGGCCGATTACGTTTGGTTCGTCCCTCAGCCAAAACCTGAGCTGTAAGTCAAAACACTATGGATATTCTCTATCACACACGGCCCAAATGGGGCCGCTGGTTTATCTTCGCGCTGGCGGTTCATGGCACATGTCTAGCGGCACTGGTTTGGCGTTCGTCTGACGCTAAACCGCCCTATGAGCCCCCTCCAGCGGTGATGCTGCAATGGGCTGAAACTATCCAAGCGCCTGCTTCACCCACGCCGTTACCGATTGGCATTGCTCAACAGCAGTCAGCGGCGGCAGAGGAAAAACAACAGGTTAAGAATAAAGCGCAGCCAAAGATGGTGGTAGCCAAACAAGCCGTCATTGAGGTGGCGAAGCAGAAGAAGTCGGCTGACGGAGAGAAGAAAAAACCACGCCCGGTAAATAAGATTAAAGATCAAACCAGCGATGCCAGCCATGCCGCCATAGCCAGCAATGCAGCACCTCAGGCTAATACGCTATCGCCAAACATTGCGGCACCGTTCAACAGCGATGCCACCAAGCGTAATAGCGAGAAAGTATCGTGGGAAAGCTTGGTTAAGGGTCATCTAAACCGATACAAAAAGTATCCCCTTGATGCCCGTCGACGCGCCCGTACGGGCCTCGCCGTGGTGACGTTCACCGTGAATGCGGCAGGTTTCGTGCAGGGTAATCAGCTTTATACCTCATCCGGCACCATTTCGTTGGATCGCGAGGCGGTGGAGGTTTTAGAGCGCGCCCAACCGCTGCCAAAACCACCGACGGAAATATTAAACGGCGGGCTTTATAGCGTAAAAATGCCGATCAACTTTGATTTAGCAGAATTAAAACAGCAGTAAGTTAACCCAGCTTGTGCTGAAAAAATCTCACTTATCTTCATGCTGGAATTTTCTGGCAGGGCCAGCTATTCGCCCAAAGAACCAAAAGGACGCACCATGCGTGAATTGTGGCAAAAATTTTTGTTATTAATGACGCTCACGGCGATGTGCTCTTGGCACCTATCTGCCGCTGAATTATTTTCTCCTGAGCCATTGGCAGCCAAACTACAGCCGCCTCGGGCGCAGAAAATCCCCAAAACGCTCATCGAACATGGCGATCGGCGTATCGACAACTATTTTTGGCTGCGTGATGAAAGCCGTGCCAATCCGAAAGTTTTGCGCTATTTGCAAGATGAAAACCACTACGCCAACGCGGCATTAAAACCGTATTCCGCGCAGTACCAAGCCTTATATCGCGAGATGGTTGAGCGCATGAGCCCTGAAGATCGCTCAGTGCCTTACCAACGTAACGGCTACCGCTATCAAGACGTCTATCTGCTCGGTAAAAACTTTGCCGTGGCTCAGCGCCAATCGCTGGCGGGCAGCACCGTGTGGCAAACGCTGATTGATGGAAATCTACGTGCAACAGGCCAAGCTTACTATCGCTTAGGCAGTCTGGCGATCAGCCAAGATAACCAGATGATGGCCGTTGCCGAAGACACCCAAGGCCGACGCCAATACCGTATTTCTCTACGGAATTTAAACAACGGACAGTGGCTTACCGAGGTTATCGAAAACACATCAGGCAATATGTTGTGGTCAAACGATGGACGCACCCTATTTTATGTCCGCAATCATCCACAAACGCTGGTGCCGTATCAGGTCTATCGCCACCGCATTGGCACACCGCGGGTACAAGACCAACTGGTTTATCAAGAAAATGACGGCGCGTTTTATCTTAGCCTGTCACGCACGGCATCTGACCGCTATTTACTGATAACCCTAAGCGCCAACACGTCGTCTGAAGTGCGTTTATTAGATGCTGACCAAGCGGATGCGCCGCCCGTATTATTTACCGCACGCCAGCCAAACGTTGAATATTATCTGGATCACTTCAACGGCACGTTTTATCTGCGCTCCAACCGTGAAAATGCCAATTTTGGTTTATACCAAACCAACGCTATTGATCATTCATGGCAGCCTTTAGTTGCCCCACAGCCCAATAAAATGATCGAAGGTTTTACCTTATTCAAAGACTGGCTGGTGGTTGCTGAACGCAGTGATGGCCTGAGCCAGATACGCAAAATCAACTGGAAATCTCACGCTGAAGACACATTACCCTTCGACGATGCCAGCTATATGGCGTGGTTAGGCTATAACCCTGAGCCGCAGTCCGATCGTTTACGCTACGGTTATTCGTCGATGACGACGCCAACCAGCACCTACGAATGGGATTTATCCAGCGGCAAACGCACGCTGCTTAAGCGTCAGGAAGTTAAAAACACGCAGCCACAGGACTATCACAGCGAACGAATTTGGATCACCGCACGCGACGGCGTGAAAGTACCGGTGTCGTTGGTTTACAACAAAAAAATGTTCAAGGCCAAACAAAGCCCGTTACTGGTTTATGGCTACGGCGCCTACGGTATGAACATGGATCCCGCCTTCAGCGCCAATCGCCTTAGCCTACTGGATCGCGGTTTCGTCTTCGCCATGATCCACGTCCGCGGCGGCGGCGAGCTCGGTCAGCAATGGTATCAGCAGGGAAAACTGGCGAATAAGCCCAACAGTTTCAATGACTTTATCGATGCAACACGCGGTTTGGTTGAGCGCGGCTTTGGTCAGTCTGGCCGGCTGTATGCCATGGGCGGCAGCGCCGGAGGGTTATTGGTTGGCGCGGTCATGAACCAACAGCCGGAGCTGTTTAACGCCATTGTTGCGCAGGTTCCTTTTGTCGACGTCGTCACCACCATGCTCGATGACACCCTCCCCCTCACGCTCGGTGAATATGACGAGTGGGGAAACCCACATCGGCTGGCAGATTATCAGCAAATGAAGGCCTACAGCCCCTACGACAATATAAAGCCTATGCGCTATCCCAACTTATTAGTGACCACCGGCCTAAACGATTCGCAGGTGCAATATTGGGAGCCGGCAAAATGGGTAGCCAAACTGCGAGAAAATCAATTAGGAACCGGAAAACTATTATTACTCACCGATATGCAGGCCGGACACGGCGGTAAATCAGGCCGGCTCAAACGAGTAGAAAATACTGCGCTGGAATATAACTTTATTCTGGCCGTAGATAATCAACGCTGAACCAACCGAGTAAAGAAAATAAAAATAGACTGATAATACCTTTAAGGGAACATATGAAACTCAATAAAATAGCCGGCGTGATCGGCTCGGGCATGCTATTGCTCAGTGCAGGCAGTTATGCACAACAAGCCAGTGAAGAAAGCAGCGGAGATAAAAAAGGCTCGGCGGTATTTTCTCCACTCCATGTCTCGGCTGGAAAAATAACCAGCGAGCAAGAAGCCTTGGAAAAAACCGGTGCCGTCAGCTCACGAGATACTAATAAAAATTTAGAATCTCTCGACGCGAC
This is a stretch of genomic DNA from Hafnia alvei. It encodes these proteins:
- the exbD gene encoding TonB system transport protein ExbD, whose product is MALHIHDYSAGESAESRELHDINVTPFIDVMLVLLIIFMVAAPLATVDIRVNLPASSAQPQPRPDKPVYLTIKADKQLYLGDALTTRDRLSEQLNEQTKADKDTTIFLQADKAVDYATLMTVMDTLRTAGYLKVGLVSMESVAP
- a CDS encoding ChaN family lipoprotein, whose protein sequence is MSTLFSLKSLIILATLALSACSQPTLTRPSRASALNDVNTLGTIIDLHNGETLTSQQLLTRIAPQPRLIVGEKHDNAQHHLIEMWLIKNLPQQRPQGSVLLEMLTIDQQPRVDQLKKWLKDDPMVREGRIQTLLNWQQGWPWEMYHGVVMQTLRATYPLLVANLSREQVQSLYKNPRLPAGKISTAPQVQNAIRETIVTMHDGKIEPAQLKAMIAIQQQRDRFMAQQLLAAPAPAMLIAGGYHAAKTMGVPLHMQDLAPSSRPSVLMLAETGMNITLAQADYVWFVPQPKPEL
- a CDS encoding TonB family protein produces the protein MDILYHTRPKWGRWFIFALAVHGTCLAALVWRSSDAKPPYEPPPAVMLQWAETIQAPASPTPLPIGIAQQQSAAAEEKQQVKNKAQPKMVVAKQAVIEVAKQKKSADGEKKKPRPVNKIKDQTSDASHAAIASNAAPQANTLSPNIAAPFNSDATKRNSEKVSWESLVKGHLNRYKKYPLDARRRARTGLAVVTFTVNAAGFVQGNQLYTSSGTISLDREAVEVLERAQPLPKPPTEILNGGLYSVKMPINFDLAELKQQ
- a CDS encoding S9 family peptidase — protein: MCSWHLSAAELFSPEPLAAKLQPPRAQKIPKTLIEHGDRRIDNYFWLRDESRANPKVLRYLQDENHYANAALKPYSAQYQALYREMVERMSPEDRSVPYQRNGYRYQDVYLLGKNFAVAQRQSLAGSTVWQTLIDGNLRATGQAYYRLGSLAISQDNQMMAVAEDTQGRRQYRISLRNLNNGQWLTEVIENTSGNMLWSNDGRTLFYVRNHPQTLVPYQVYRHRIGTPRVQDQLVYQENDGAFYLSLSRTASDRYLLITLSANTSSEVRLLDADQADAPPVLFTARQPNVEYYLDHFNGTFYLRSNRENANFGLYQTNAIDHSWQPLVAPQPNKMIEGFTLFKDWLVVAERSDGLSQIRKINWKSHAEDTLPFDDASYMAWLGYNPEPQSDRLRYGYSSMTTPTSTYEWDLSSGKRTLLKRQEVKNTQPQDYHSERIWITARDGVKVPVSLVYNKKMFKAKQSPLLVYGYGAYGMNMDPAFSANRLSLLDRGFVFAMIHVRGGGELGQQWYQQGKLANKPNSFNDFIDATRGLVERGFGQSGRLYAMGGSAGGLLVGAVMNQQPELFNAIVAQVPFVDVVTTMLDDTLPLTLGEYDEWGNPHRLADYQQMKAYSPYDNIKPMRYPNLLVTTGLNDSQVQYWEPAKWVAKLRENQLGTGKLLLLTDMQAGHGGKSGRLKRVENTALEYNFILAVDNQR